The following is a genomic window from Alkaliphilus sp. B6464.
AGCCAAAGAGAAGAATTGAGCTTAAATATTATTGATCCTAATTTCAATGAAGAAAGAATAAACCTCATTGAGTATAGTCAAAATGATTTTTTAGATGATATAAGTGAGTTTGTTGTAAAAGATAGTAGCTGTAGTTATGATGAGATTTCTCATGATAAGAAAATATTAAAGGCTATTAATACTCTTACAGATAGACAAAAACAAATTTTATATATGTGTGTCATTACAGGGGAAAGTGACACTTTAGTTGCTAAAAAACTTGGTATTACAAAGCAGGGAGTTAATAAAATAAAGAAGGCTGCTTTAAACAAATTAAGAAGAAAGTTATATTCAGATATATAAAAAAATAGTTAAATCAGGAGGGAAGGAGATATGGAAGATAGAGAATTACGGAAAGTTTTTCACAATGCACAAAATGGGGATAAGGATTCTATACAAAAAATACTAGAAATGTTTCAGCCTTTAGTTCATAAAAATAGCTTTATAGATGGAAAATTTGATGAAGACTGTTTTCAAGAGCTAAATATTAAACTTATAAACTGTATAAAGTCTTTTGAGTTTTCACCTATACCTGTAGAGGATGTATATAAAGCCTTTGAAGAATTACTATCGTATAAAGAATAATGGGTTTACATTAAAGCATAATAAAAATAATATGATATTTATTTTATTAGGTTAAAAGCTTCTGTGCAATATATAGAAGCTTCTAATTATTTTTTATTACAATATATAAAATAAATGATTGACTTATTTTTAAAGTTAATCTGTAAAAAAGATATATGAATTGTAATGAAATTGTAATATTATTACAACGATTTACGACATGTTATCTATTTTAAATATGTTAGAATTATAATAAGAAAATAGGTTAATCTCTCCTTTTATAATATATTTTATTTTGCAAGACTTTCGCATCGACCAACTTATTTCG
Proteins encoded in this region:
- a CDS encoding helix-turn-helix domain-containing protein, with protein sequence MEDRELRKVFHNAQNGDKDSIQKILEMFQPLVHKNSFIDGKFDEDCFQELNIKLINCIKSFEFSPIPVEDVYKAFEELLSYKE
- a CDS encoding RNA polymerase sigma factor; this translates as MNQLAENFLKRQKLDDELKSNMLPGSLQDEFNNYAFKVYLYGYVKKTIVFSAMQIKKKTNQISQREELSLNIIDPNFNEERINLIEYSQNDFLDDISEFVVKDSSCSYDEISHDKKILKAINTLTDRQKQILYMCVITGESDTLVAKKLGITKQGVNKIKKAALNKLRRKLYSDI